From Struthio camelus isolate bStrCam1 chromosome 7, bStrCam1.hap1, whole genome shotgun sequence, a single genomic window includes:
- the LOC104149543 gene encoding lipase member M: protein MWIFIAILLLMQASVNSEDIIRKKKDVNPETFMNVSQMICYRGYPSEEYEVLTPDGYYVRLNRIPHGRENPRNRGPKPAVFLQHGLLGEGSNWVENLANNSLGFILADSGYDVWLGNSRGTTGSQRHKYLSADQEEFWDFSFHEMAMYDLPAMIDFVLQKTGQKQIYYIGYSQGSAIAFIAFSSMPELAQKIKMFFALAPVVTIKHAKSPIMKMSLLLDRQCKTLKLLLGKTDVSLKMRKMQKFLPELCSHSFFHKSCASMFFLLGGYNEKNLNMSRLDVYAAHYPDGTSVKNMIHWAQVVKSGGFKAFDYGSGNQAMYHQEKPPSYKIEEMPVPTAVWSGGEDWTADWRDVSLLVSRITNVVYYRNITDWNHWDFVWGLDAPECLYSKIIDLMETPQ, encoded by the exons ATGTGGATATTTATTGCAATCCTGCTTTTGATGCAAGCATCTGTGAACTCAGAGGATATcatcaggaagaaaaaggatgTAAATCCAGAGACATTCATGAATGTT agTCAAATGATCTGCTACAGAGGGTACCCCAGTGAGGAATATGAAGTTCTGACTCCTGATGGTTATTATGTAAGACTGAACAGAATTCCTCATGGGAGAGAAAATCCTAGAAACAGAG GCCCCAAACCAGCTGTGTTTCTTCAGCATGGGTTACTTGGAGAAGGTAGCAACTGGGTTGAAAATTTGGCTAACAATAGCCTTGGCTTCATACTAGCAGACTCTGGTTATGATGTCTGGCTGGGAAACAGTCGCGGGACCACCGGGTCCCAAAGACACAAGTACCTTTCAGCTGACCAGGAAGAATTCTGGGATTTCAG ttttcatGAAATGGCTATGTATGACCTCCCAGCAATGATTGACTTTGTTCTGCAGAAGACTGGACAGAAGCAAATATATTACATCGGCTATTCACAGGGCTCCGCTATCG CATTCATAGCATTTTCATCCATGCCAGAACTGGCtcagaaaatcaaaatgttttttgccCTGGCTCCTGTAGTGACAATTAAGCATGCCAAAAGTCCTATCATGAAAATGTCGCTCCTTCTTGACAGACAGTGCAAGACCCTTAAG CTTCTGCTTGGCAAAACAGATGTGTCCTTGAAAATGAGAAAGATGCAGAAATTTCTTCCTGAACTGTGCAGCCACTCATTCTTTCACAAATCCTGCGCAAGCATGTTTTTCCTTCTGGGTGGCTACAATGAGAAGAATCTCAATATG AGTCGACTGGATGTGTATGCAGCCCACTATCCTGATGGGACATCTGTTAAAAATATGATACACTGGGCTCAG GTGGTTAAATCAGGAGGCTTCAAAGCTTTTGACTACGGCAGTGGAAACCAAGCCATGTACCACCAG GAGAAACCTCCCTCCTACAAGATCGAGGAGATGCCTGTGCCAACTGCAGTGTGGTCCGGGGGTGAGGACTGGACAGCTGACTGGAGGGACGTCAGCCTGCTAGTGTCCCGCATCACCAATGTTGTTTACTACAGGAACATCACTGACTGGAACCACTGGGACTTTGTGTGGGGGCTGGATGCCCCTGAGTGCCTCTACAGCAAAATCATTGATCTGATGGAGACACCCCAGTAA